One Chionomys nivalis chromosome 15, mChiNiv1.1, whole genome shotgun sequence genomic window, aggcaggaagtataggtgggacaaccagacaggaagtaaaggtgggacaatgagaacaggaaaatgctgggaaggaggaagtccattcctcagcagtcctgcccagaccaagAGAGAGGCAAGATGCgacctgccttgctgaaaaaggtaccgagtcatgtgactaacatagacaagaataatgggctaatataagttataagagctaatacgaagcctgagcaaatgggcAAATCAGTTCATatctaatgcagactctctgtgtgatttttctttgggacttgctggctgtgggaactgagcaggacaaaaaccccaaaaagTCAGCCCCACATGTTACACAACTACATTAACCAACAACTTCTAGATGGAATCAGGGGAGACCAGTAATTGGAGGAGAGGTAAAATCTGATAGAACATTTCTTAGAGTAAGAATATTATATTTGAGctttaaatcttttctttacCCTAGAACTAAAATATAAAGTTGTACTTTTTCTACTAAATATTAGCAGCTCAAAAATGTTTCACAAAATTGAATCTCTAATAGCTACAGAGCATCATAGAAAAAAACTTATCTGCTAAGTCCCTACTGCACTGTTCAAAGGGTGGAAAGACTTGAGTTCTCACAAAGAGTAGCTGTACTGGGTCACATCTGGTAAGGAACAGACTAAATATCAGAGAGCCCAGAATGCAGGTTGCCATTGCCATCTGGCCTTTAAGtttcatttcattcttatttttctagtatgactttttctactttcttaaattttttaagttCAACAAGTAGTTCCCAATATTTGAGATACATCCACATGAGCTTCCCGTTTTGGCGTTTGTTGGTGTTCCAGACATCTCCACAATGCTTATCATGCTTAAATATGTCAGATAAGCCAGCGGCCATCTCTAGGTCAGCAGCTACCGGATCAATGGACGAGCGTACCAGTAAGCTCTTCTCCAGCTCTAGCCTTGTACTACGGGGAAGGACCAGGCTGCAGTAGATATTCTGACGTTCTACGAGAGCTTCTCCCACCTCCTTCAGCATAAGCTGGGCTCTCCTCTGCCAGTCATCctcttcttccaggcagctcagatAGACACTTTTCAGAGGCTGAAGCTGGCTTTTCTCTTGCATTATCTGAGCTCGTTCCTGCTCAAGAAGCTTCCTTTCTTCTGCCAACTTATGCCCCTGAGAGATAAGAGCTTCTCGAAAACTAgttgttctatttttctccttttccagttCCAAAGATAGTTGAGCAACTGCACGCCGATGTTCTGAGATCACAGCATGGTATTTAGCTTCAAGATCCTGTTGGAAAGCAGTTGTTCTCTGATGATatgcttcttttgctttttctatttctttctgggATTCCCTAGACCAAATCCAACCTGACATGAGGAAGAGATGAGGAAGACACATGAAGAGACACAACTAAAATCCTATGACTactaaaggaaaatatataacaCAGTGATGACAGCATTTCAGTAAAAGACTAAGAATTCAAAGTACTAAGACACTGAAATTTCATAGATAACAAAATAGGCAAAGTTCTTATCCTAAACTCAGATCAGTACTGGACACCTAAAGTAGTACATTCAATGCCCGTGTTCTGGTGTCTAACTTCCATGGCTGGAAAAAATTatcactgttttgttttcaaatctaTCATTTATGTGCTCTGCCTTGGTGCTTCATGACTTATTGccaatgtttaaaaaattaatatagccggttgatggtggcgcatgcctttaatcccagcactcgggaggcagaggcaggaggatctctgtgagttcaagaccagcctggtctacagagctagttccaggacaggctccaaagccacagagaaaccctgtctcgaaaaacaaaaacaaaaacaaacaaaacagccgggcggtggtggcgcacgcctttaatcccagcactcgggaggcagaggcaggcggatctctgtgagttcgagaccagcctggtctacaagtgctaggtccaggacaggctccaaaaccacagagaaaccctgtctcgaaaaagacaaaaaaaacaaacaaacaaacaaacaaacaaaacaaaacaaaaaaaaaaaaatataggtaGGCTTCAAATATTGTTGGAAGTCATACTTGGGTTTACCCAGTTATCATCTGTATACAGCTTAAGTCTGGTGAGTTTGCTATTATGTTTTACAAGAATAAGGTGAAGACGTTCAACTTAGGTTGGACTTGTAGCAaatacttataatcccagtacttgggagactaagaAGGAGGAGTATTCCAAGCTCCAGGCCAGGCTGGACATCCAAAATTTGCAGGTTTCAAAGCAAAATAGTCACACCAAAGCCCAGGAAGATCAGATATTTTGGTGTTATCTGACAAAGACTTTAAGACAGTCACATAACCTCATTCCTCCAGTTATATAACATTATGGATCAACTGGTTCCCAGATTTCAGAGGAAACTGTGGCTATGAAGTAACAGGTGTTCCTTCACAATGTGAGGTTATCTTGCCTGTGCCAACCATACGATCCTGAGTCTCACATGAGTCTATATGAGGTAACCAGTAGGGGAAACTGAGTAAAGGCTACTGATCTCTCTATGCTACTTATTACAACTGTATGTGGTCTACAATGGTCTCAAAATTGTCTCTTTTGACTACATTGAATTGTACTATGTGATTAAGCTCAGTATACCGGACACTTCATGTTTTAGatctaagacagtttcttttctaCTCAAGAAAAAGTGAGTGAGGGAGAGGggtgaaggaagaaggggagaatgaacagagaaatagggAATGAGACAGAAGGCAAAACAGAGACAAGGAGATCTAAGACTACCAAAGGGTGACAGAACTCTTCAAGGTTAGCACAACTTTACCAGTTCTGAATTGTAttgaaaattatgaaatttgggGCTAtagatgtagctcaatggtagagttcTTACCTAGCATACACAAAGTCCCGGGTTTGATCATCAGAACCacgaaagaaaggaagaaggaagaaagaaagaaagacgagAGAGTTGTTCATGAAATTTAAATCATCAGAATAAAAGTAGATTCTCATCCATCCATGAAGCAGTCAATTCACCTGCTGTTACTTTCAGACCATGATGAAGGCTGGTTAACATATGCAAGTTGCAACACATCTTCTCAAACATATAGTAACTTACTTATAGAAAATCCTTATAAGAATGCAAAGTTCTTAAATTACCTTTAGTCTAGGCTGTCCTGGCACACACCTAAGCTGAGGTATGAGaattgtgaatttaaggccagcacagtgagaccctgacgtaaaggaacaacaacaacaaaataacagttaTCCCTGAATACATTATTTAGCCAGGATAATCAATACAGAAATATAAATCATTTTTTCAGTCCTCAGGAGAAAAAGTATCAACTTAACATCCAAAAAGGGAAAGCAAGAAATTG contains:
- the Ccdc127 gene encoding coiled-coil domain-containing protein 127 — encoded protein: MNNLNDPPNWNIQPNPRADGGDGSKWNYALLVPMLGLAAFRWIWSRESQKEIEKAKEAYHQRTTAFQQDLEAKYHAVISEHRRAVAQLSLELEKEKNRTTSFREALISQGHKLAEERKLLEQERAQIMQEKSQLQPLKSVYLSCLEEEDDWQRRAQLMLKEVGEALVERQNIYCSLVLPRSTRLELEKSLLVRSSIDPVAADLEMAAGLSDIFKHDKHCGDVWNTNKRQNGKLMWMYLKYWELLVELKKFKKVEKVILEK